Part of the Urocitellus parryii isolate mUroPar1 chromosome 2, mUroPar1.hap1, whole genome shotgun sequence genome, CTGCTCCAGGATCCATTGTTATCCAGAGCTTTaccatttgcttttctccttttagGACTCATCAACAGTGGGAAAGTCCAGGTCCCAGGTCTCAGTAATGCCTCCTCTCTTCAGGACCCACTGTTACTGGGAAGTGTTAATGTTTgtcttcttccccctccctcctacTGGGCCAAACAGCCCTCCTTTCTTTCTGGGGGCTGCCTTGggcaatattattttttcatgtccTTCAACACATACTTAGGCAAGTGTTGTGCTTCTGTGCTCTATTTTcaacccttttaaaatgttttgtttgagatgggatcttgctaaattgcccaggctggccttgaagttatgatcctcctgtctcagtctcctaaatATCTTgggttacagatgtgtaccaccatgcctggctgatatAATGTTTTTTAAGAAAGTGTATAACACAGACATTTTGAGACAAGAAAAGAGTCAGTGTACCTCCAACAAATTCACAAGACAATAGGGAAATAGgaatgaaatacataaaaaattctgGAATAGCTGGGAGCtatgcacatgcctgtaataccagtgtaccagtgactcaggaggctgaggcaggaggattgcaagtttcaagccagcctcagtaacttagtgagggcctcagcaactcaatgacaCCCTGttcataaataaaacacaagaaagtgctggggatgtggctcttggttaaatgcctctgggttcaattcttggtaccaaaacaacaaaaacaacaaccaggATTAGTGGCTGACAGTAGATTTCAGTCTCTGGAAGCCAGCCATGTTTTGAGTTGGTGATCCAGAGGACATGTGGGTATTCAGTGCCTAGAGCTGGTATCTCCTGTAGTTTAACAGACTTCCTATGCTTTGAggaatatttttccagtttttttttgttgttgttgttaaaatatcCTAGTAGTGACCTCTTTAAATATGCTGTGTAGTGAAGAGGATGTAGTTCAGaagtagagtgattgcctagcacatgtgaggcaatgggttccattccctgaactgaaaaataaataagtaaatgaatataaTTTGGTAGGTAGGTAAATTACTGACATTTACAATATTGTAGTTCACTCACTACCTCTATCTTGTTCCATATTCTTAAATTACCACAAATGCAAACCATGTCTCCATTAAGCAATCACTCTCACACACTGTCTTTTCtggcttcatcttttttttatttgttgggtttctgtattctggatatttcatatatataaaaccacaaaatatgtaattttctgTCTTATTGGCTTACTtagtattttatgtttattcatgTTGTACTTTATACCAGCATTTCATTTTATGACTCAGTAATATTCTaccatatatgtatgtgttctaACCCacacatatcacattttatttatccattctgttGGTGGACATAtttttgctagtttttttttaatttttaaattgattttttaaaaacaaataaccatgGTAtgcaatacaatttttttattttaaaaaaatgacagcagaaggcattacaattcttattacacatatacagcacaatttttcatatctctggttgtatataaagtatgttgacatatTTTTGCTAATTTGAGTGGTGCTCCTGAGAACATTCACATACAGGtgtttgagtttttgttttcagtttatttggtaaatacctaggaatggaattggtACGTCATGTAATGATATTTTGTATTTACCATTTTAATGAAACCCCAAAACTACTTTCTATGACAACTGTACTATTTTTCATTCCTATCAAAAATGGATAGTGAGGGCTGGGATTGAGACCTGGAGAcggagctcttgcctagcaggtgtgaagcacttggttagattctcagcactacataagaataaatgaataaaataaagattaattaacaattgaatatattaaaaaatgtatatgattccaatttctccatatccttactAATACTtactaattttgtttttacttttttactgtAGCCACCTTACAAAGTGagaagtgatatctcattatggtttaagattttgtttttggtatttgaAATGAACCCAGGattactctaccactaagcatcattcccagcccatttaatttttgttttgttttgttttgttttgaggcagcaTCATTCTAAGTAGCCCAGTCTAAACATGAACTTaggattcttctgccttagctcctgagtagttgggattacttgtgtgcaccactgcactgtgtgtctaattttatttttcatttgatattgGGAATTAAGCCCAGGGGAGtttttccagtcctttttattttttattgaaagagAGGGTCTttctacgttgctgaggctggcctctaacttataatcctcttgcctcagtctcccaagtttgTGGCCTTACAGGCCTACCTCAAAATAATTCTTAAGAATAAGTGTaacataagatatttttaaacaaagaaagaaagaatgtacTTCTAATAGACCAtcacatattaaatttttaagaaatatagcgcaggaagaaaaaaatatttccataatgAAGTTTAGACACAAAAATTAGATGGAATAAATTGTAGAAATTCATAAATATACAGATGCATATTAGGGTAAAATTATTCAGAGTTTTTCCTATCCCAATATATTATTTTGGCATGATAGAAAGTATGGAATTCTAcattaatcaatatttttctcagagaaaattttacaaattagaaagttctaaaaagagtgaaaaaattcttcagaaaagtTTCATCAAAAGGTGGCCTTTCTTCCCGCATGTAAGTTGGGTGATTTTTGTTATTTGAGTGTCAGCACTGATTAGCACCAAAGGACTAACTGTGCCATAGCCATTGGCCACAAGCATCTGGACACATACCAAGATGGCATCACTGGTCCATGTCAAACCTATGGTCAATGAAATGATGGAGTCTGCACAGTACAGGACAGCAAAGCAGCAGATCAGCAGCAGAATGCTTTGAGTGGCCCTTTGTTCTGGGGAGGATTTTGGAGAGAACCTGGAATTGTGAAGATTCTGGGACTGCTTTTTGTGTCTGTACAAGAGGATGACCATGTAACCACTGGAAAAAACCATAAGGCCCACGAAAAAGACATCTCTGCATGCCATTAAGGTGAGAAAGAATTCCCTGTGAATGTACTTCATGGGCACAAAGGAACAGTGTTCAGTGACGAACAGAAGACCAGGCTGGGTCTTATTGGGTGTGGACACAGTGCAGAGGAGCAGGTTGCTACAGGTGGACATGGTGAAGACCCATAAGAAGAACAATAGCTTCAAAATGGGATTTGTGTTTTTCAGTTTGAAGTTGGCCAACCAAGAGCCAGTGGGGCTGATGGTGATGGCCTGAAGCACGCTCAGGACACAGGTGGTACAGATGGACAGTCCCCTCATGACCTTGTTCAGAAAGACAAGCACTTTGCATTTGAATTCACCTGGAATGTCCTGTGTTTCCCAAATGTCTGTAGACACCAAAAGGCCCATGGTGAGGAGCATGAGAATGTGTGTTAGAGCCAAGTGGACGATGGGGAGGTCGGTGATCCTAGGCTTGTGGCCCATATGGACAGCAGCAGTGTGGAGGCAAATCAGAATTGCATTTGCTGAGATCCCAATGCCAGCCTGGGGATAGAAAGCATTTCTTATGGCTATATAACTGAAACGTTGGTCCATCTTCATGGGGATATTGAAGCAAATGTTTCTGAAAGGAAATGCAGGACTTCATGTGACATATACAGCATTTTCTTTGGCAGGCTTCCAATCATCAATTtgcacttttctttctctagagtCATCATTTACCCAAACAATTCTATGTAAACAGGACTAGCTCTGATGCCTCATTTAACTTCAAGTAAGTTCTGGGGCATGCATGGCTctgggtggagtgcttgcctagcgtgcatgatgccctgggttcTGCCCACCACACTGCAGTCAATACATATATCAGCATCACTTATTCCTTCatggaatgaatttttaaatctcccatCTCCTCATGGGGTATCTATATCATATCTTTATCTGTAAGCCTTTATTACTTACTGTGCTTTTATTCAtgtcaataattatattatttaatgggTAGCATTTGTTTACTTTCCTGTTTTTCCTGCATATGTCTTAAGGGTGAAGATGCCTACTTGTTTACCTTTGTATCTGGAAGATCCAAAACAGTGCTGCCTAGATGGACATTGTTCACCAAAGACTGTTTATGTAAATCCTGGAGAAATGGAAGTAAGACTCTTCCAGGAAAAATGTCTGAAGAGTCCCATT contains:
- the LOC144253403 gene encoding putative vomeronasal receptor-like protein 4; the protein is MDQRFSYIAIRNAFYPQAGIGISANAILICLHTAAVHMGHKPRITDLPIVHLALTHILMLLTMGLLVSTDIWETQDIPGEFKCKVLVFLNKVMRGLSICTTCVLSVLQAITISPTGSWLANFKLKNTNPILKLLFFLWVFTMSTCSNLLLCTVSTPNKTQPGLLFVTEHCSFVPMKYIHREFFLTLMACRDVFFVGLMVFSSGYMVILLYRHKKQSQNLHNSRFSPKSSPEQRATQSILLLICCFAVLYCADSIISLTIGLTWTSDAILVCVQMLVANGYGTVSPLVLISADTQITKITQLTCGKKGHLLMKLF